The Halorubrum salinarum region AGATTGGGGAAATCGACGCCGATGCAAATCCGTGCTGCCTCGACGATTTCGTCACCCTCGAATCGCGTCCCGTCGTACTCCAGCGAGCGAATCAGCGGATAGCGCCACGTAATCGCACCTAGTAGCTGGTCCTGGTAACAGAGTCCGTGATGGACGAGATTCGTCCGGGGGATATCGTCCATATAGGAGTGATGTGCTTCGTAGATCGCGCCGGCGACATGGCGCGGGATCGATTCGATATGGACGCGCTCTGCGAACCGCAAACCGAGCGGCGCCGTGACCGGCTGCCCCTCCCGATGGATAGGACACGAGCACCCCTCGGGGGTAGGCGTATACTGGAAGCCGGTACTCCGTATTTGGTCTAGAGAGTGAGTTTCGGTCACGAGTCGGTGTCGTCGGTGCGCTCCTGTCGGTCGTTGTATCGCTCCAGTTCGCGCCCCATTTTCTCGAGCGCCTCGACACCACGTTCGAGGAGCTGGTGGGTGGCTCGCGCCAGTCGAAGCGTCTCCATCAGTGCTCCCCCTCCGGGGGTTCGATGAGGTCGTTGCTCTCTTCGGCGAGTTCTTGGATTACCCGTTCCACGTCAGCCTCCTCGACAACTGTCCTATGTGCGAGCGGGGCAGGATATGCCCGGTCACCCTGGCTGCAGAGCACGACCAGCCACTCGTCGCTTCCATCCCCGAGCACGATGTAGTGGTCGCGATCAGCGCGCTGGAACACTCTTCGATCAGGGCGAGAGACGGTTCGCCAGTTCTCGGGGAGCGTCGGTGACGGCCGTCCGCCGTCGGCGAGGGCGACGACGTCGTCGGTAAGGGTCGCCATCGCGGCGTCGATCTCCTCGCCGGGGAGGTGCCAGCACGCCGCGGCACCGTCGCACTCCAGCTGCGAGACCACTTGATTCCGGAACGCAATGTAGTGCTCACGGGCGAACTGCTCATCGTCGTAGTAGTCGAGTAGGAGTGCGCACGCGAGCTGGGCGGGCCCGCTGCCACTGTATCCCCACTCGAATCCGCTTGGACTGTGGTTAACGAGGTCGAGACTGCGCTCGAGGGAGAGTCGCCGATGCTCCGAGAGGTTCAGGACGACGGCTTGGCCGTCGACGCGGAAGCCGACGTATTCGACTGCGTCTCGGTGAGCCTGACCTGGCGATGCGACTGGAACTGATTCCGAACTGGCCATAGGTACATTCCCGTTCATCGTTGCTCGCGGGCGGTTCGGTGACCCCCGCACCCCTCTCAGGGGTTCAACAAACAGGATGGCGTAGCGTTCGGCAACGTATTTGGCAGTTGCAACGTACTGTCCACATAATTGAGGATGGCTGTACTGGACGATCTCTCGGGGTTCGAGTTCGAGGACGTGATGGAGGACGTGTTCCGGAACCTCGGCTACGAGAACGTCCGCCAGGCCGACCGCACGGCTGACGAGGGTCGCGACGTCATCATGGAGGAGGTCGTCGACGGCACGCGGCGTGCGATCATCGTCGAGTGCAAGCACACGGGGACGGTCGGACGGCCGGTCGTCCAGAAGCTCCACTCGGCGATCGCGACGTTCGACTTCGACGGCCCGAAACGCGGAATGGTCGTCACGACCGGCCGGTTCACGAATCCCGCTCGGGAGTACGCCGACCGCCTCCAGCAGAACGACGACCCGCACCCAATCGAGTTGCTCGACGGCGAGGACCTCCGTGAGATCGCCGACGAGATCGGCCTCGACCTCTACAACGGTCGCATCGAGATTCTCTGCGACGAGACCCTGCGCCCGTACGATCCGGCCGCCGACGTCGACGCCGCCGTCGCGGAGGCGTTCCGCGACATCGAGAACATCGAAGCCGCCGACCTCCCAGAACCGCACTCATCGGTGACGTTCCGCCCGGTGGTCGCGGTCACCGCGGACACGAACGCCGTCTTCGAGACGTCGGTGGGCGTCATCCACCGGATCAACGACCGGACGCGATTCGTTGCCCACGCCGAGCGCGGGCAGCCGCAGGTCGTCGATGAGGACGTCGGGACGCTGGTCACCGAGAACCTCCACGCGACGGTCGAGCTCGACACCGAGCAGTTCGGAGAGGTGTTCGACGACGTTGAGGAGCGCCGGTTCGGCCAGACTCAGACGGAGTACAAGGAGTGGGCCGTCGAGCGGCTCCAGGAGCACCACACAACGACGGTGACCTACACCGGCGACAACAACGTCACGTACAACAAGACCTGCGAGCCGAACCGCTCGGACATCTCCGTCCAGTCGATTGAGCCGGTGTACCTCCCCGAGGTTCGACAGACGACCGAGCTCCAGGAGTACACCTACCCCTACGAGTACTACGCG contains the following coding sequences:
- a CDS encoding DUF6166 domain-containing protein, which gives rise to MASSESVPVASPGQAHRDAVEYVGFRVDGQAVVLNLSEHRRLSLERSLDLVNHSPSGFEWGYSGSGPAQLACALLLDYYDDEQFAREHYIAFRNQVVSQLECDGAAACWHLPGEEIDAAMATLTDDVVALADGGRPSPTLPENWRTVSRPDRRVFQRADRDHYIVLGDGSDEWLVVLCSQGDRAYPAPLAHRTVVEEADVERVIQELAEESNDLIEPPEGEH
- a CDS encoding restriction endonuclease, with translation MAVLDDLSGFEFEDVMEDVFRNLGYENVRQADRTADEGRDVIMEEVVDGTRRAIIVECKHTGTVGRPVVQKLHSAIATFDFDGPKRGMVVTTGRFTNPAREYADRLQQNDDPHPIELLDGEDLREIADEIGLDLYNGRIEILCDETLRPYDPAADVDAAVAEAFRDIENIEAADLPEPHSSVTFRPVVAVTADTNAVFETSVGVIHRINDRTRFVAHAERGQPQVVDEDVGTLVTENLHATVELDTEQFGEVFDDVEERRFGQTQTEYKEWAVERLQEHHTTTVTYTGDNNVTYNKTCEPNRSDISVQSIEPVYLPEVRQTTELQEYTYPYEYYAAGPSRVTAEDGIHRCVHCDTSGGDETYTYCPNCGAIACSSHIKTERLEGEPVCTGCARTERFALKTKYFYDEENLEAFREEYAAMPLHEKAMENKWLAGGSVVATLLVVVGLLVIGGII